One Burkholderiaceae bacterium DAT-1 DNA segment encodes these proteins:
- a CDS encoding sensor histidine kinase: MNELIAPRFWPTERRFWQMHAGGMLLIVATQMLSAWMWGNSIVKDAVATLVWMVPYTLSVLLFRRTFLRRNWSEKGWGKLSLMTLVYGTLAGMMIAATVYLVTMSQKLPGLVALKMIVGNGLSNQLFVCAWIFIFMSAVANGRAREAELANLRLQNHLKEARLATLANQLNPHFLFNALNNLRFLIHEDGRMAEQMVTQLSDLLRYSLQSSRRDTVPLAEEMEMVDRYLAVMAIQMEARLSVERSIDPEMLQVAIPPMSIQLLVENAIKHGLEGRPRGGTLTLAVRAEGSICVVEVCNDKAPPSGLVSPGEGIGLDNIRRRLGLLFGPSATLIVSDKGDTFVVRMRIPGARPC, from the coding sequence ATGAATGAGCTGATTGCTCCGCGTTTCTGGCCGACCGAACGCCGCTTCTGGCAGATGCATGCAGGCGGCATGCTGCTTATTGTGGCAACGCAAATGCTGTCTGCCTGGATGTGGGGGAACAGCATCGTCAAAGATGCAGTGGCGACGCTGGTGTGGATGGTCCCCTATACCCTGAGTGTGCTGCTATTTCGCCGGACATTTCTTCGGCGGAACTGGTCGGAGAAGGGATGGGGCAAGCTGTCCCTGATGACGCTGGTGTACGGAACACTGGCGGGTATGATGATCGCGGCTACGGTCTATCTGGTCACCATGTCGCAAAAATTGCCCGGACTCGTGGCGCTGAAGATGATCGTCGGGAACGGACTATCGAATCAGCTGTTTGTCTGCGCCTGGATTTTTATCTTCATGAGTGCCGTTGCGAATGGTCGGGCACGGGAGGCAGAACTTGCCAACCTGCGTCTGCAAAACCATCTCAAAGAAGCGCGTCTCGCTACGCTGGCAAATCAGCTCAATCCGCATTTTCTGTTTAATGCACTGAATAACCTTCGTTTTCTGATTCATGAAGATGGCCGGATGGCCGAACAGATGGTGACGCAGCTGTCGGATTTGCTTCGCTATTCTTTGCAGTCGAGTAGGCGGGATACGGTCCCGCTGGCGGAAGAGATGGAAATGGTCGATCGCTATCTGGCTGTGATGGCAATTCAGATGGAGGCGCGTTTAAGCGTGGAGCGATCGATTGATCCGGAGATGCTGCAGGTGGCGATTCCGCCGATGTCCATTCAGCTGCTGGTAGAAAATGCGATCAAACATGGATTGGAAGGACGTCCGAGAGGTGGCACCCTCACGCTGGCTGTGCGAGCGGAAGGGTCAATCTGCGTGGTGGAAGTATGCAATGACAAGGCGCCCCCATCCGGGCTGGTGTCACCGGGTGAAGGGATTGGGCTGGACAATATTCGTCGTCGTCTCGGATTGCTGTTCGGCCCCAGCGCAACGCTGATCGTTTCTGATAAAGGCGATACCTTTGTGGTCAGAATGCGTATACCCGGAGCACGTCCATGCTGA
- a CDS encoding LytTR family DNA-binding domain-containing protein, with amino-acid sequence MKAMVIEDSRLAREGLIRMLGAFEGVIEVVGAADEPEAALPLIQALQPDVLFLDIHLPGGSGFELLGQLDYTPKIIFTTAFAEYAIRSFEFNTVDYLLKPISQDRLAMAVAKLTAQQAEAPQDNSPLSLSSRIFIKDGDACHLIALSSIRYLESCKNYVIVYFDDKRAYVKKSMNSIEARLPDAHFFRISRQHIVNLNHLIGIEETLNFAWKAVMDDRKTLEISRRNLLELKEKLSL; translated from the coding sequence CTGAAGGCAATGGTGATTGAGGATTCCCGACTGGCGCGCGAAGGCTTGATCCGCATGCTGGGCGCATTCGAAGGGGTGATTGAAGTAGTGGGCGCAGCTGATGAGCCTGAAGCAGCCTTGCCGCTCATTCAGGCACTGCAGCCCGATGTCCTGTTTCTCGATATCCATCTACCGGGCGGCTCGGGGTTTGAGTTACTCGGACAGCTGGATTACACCCCGAAAATCATCTTTACGACTGCGTTTGCAGAATATGCGATCCGCTCATTCGAGTTCAATACAGTCGATTATCTGCTCAAGCCTATCAGCCAGGATCGGCTGGCGATGGCGGTTGCCAAATTGACTGCGCAGCAGGCGGAGGCCCCGCAGGACAATAGTCCGCTTTCTCTCAGCAGCCGGATATTTATCAAGGATGGCGATGCGTGCCACCTGATTGCACTTTCGAGCATCCGCTATCTGGAAAGCTGCAAAAATTATGTGATTGTGTACTTCGACGATAAGCGCGCGTACGTTAAAAAGTCGATGAATAGCATCGAGGCGCGCTTGCCGGATGCACATTTTTTCCGGATCAGCCGTCAGCATATCGTGAATCTGAACCACCTCATTGGCATTGAGGAAACACTCAATTTTGCCTGGAAAGCCGTAATGGATGACCGGAAAACACTGGAGATTTCGCGGCGCAATTTATTGGAGCTTAAAGAAAAGCTTTCGCTCTAG
- a CDS encoding pre-peptidase C-terminal domain-containing protein: MKKAAALGLSLCVFAALQTFAADVSSVKGQDIGSISNVLDGLTRQQPAKRAMFIQGSNGARLSTRVRDFYRKDGRVSLSGEALDIPNSQFMLKGSENKLYGWLILHDTKQAYEYTTDATGHLIMTPVAISKIVPDYDESFSKAAERAIKATATATVAHPVYSSMALRQAPHIGPYNNEDVTKLESKPGSPYVFYLNTAAVMSGNTPINGVTKEQMYRAWQATADQYSMLNLNVTTNKAVYDAAKAANVTRTGVINFVNQDGRSNAPLHAFGTTSAGTLYRNPATGFDYGYGIGMTCAHEVGHEMGMSHDGGGTGGEYYEGIAAYQWGPIMGNYWMGASWTNQLFTWSRGEYSTASNQEDDLRIMSVDEGVPYMADDNPTDKPLVVGSDGSIDPTRNFGQIERNTDTDTFTFTVQTGGRLNLRVDPIEYLRMLDVDASILDASGAVVARSNLAVNRSAEFVNLNLAAGNYRLVIKGGAEGTPQNGFSNYSSLGWYAMKGTLEGGIVPPSDPVLSNNVALGGQTATAGTWKYYTIDVPAGKTSLTVSTAGSTGDADLFVQVGAKPTTSSYKCKSDGPTATESCSIANPAAGKYYVGVYAYSAFNNLSVTAKY, translated from the coding sequence ATGAAAAAAGCAGCCGCACTCGGCTTGTCCCTTTGCGTATTCGCAGCCCTGCAAACATTTGCAGCCGATGTTTCATCGGTGAAGGGTCAGGATATTGGCAGCATTTCAAACGTACTCGACGGCCTGACTCGACAGCAGCCCGCAAAACGCGCCATGTTCATTCAGGGCAGCAACGGAGCTCGCCTGTCTACGCGCGTTCGTGACTTTTACCGTAAAGATGGGCGCGTATCCCTCTCGGGTGAGGCGCTGGATATTCCCAACTCCCAGTTCATGCTCAAGGGGAGCGAGAATAAGCTGTATGGATGGCTCATTCTGCATGACACCAAGCAGGCATACGAGTACACCACGGATGCAACCGGACATCTGATTATGACACCGGTTGCCATTAGCAAGATCGTACCGGACTACGACGAATCATTCAGCAAAGCCGCAGAGCGCGCTATCAAGGCCACTGCAACCGCTACCGTTGCTCACCCTGTTTATAGCTCGATGGCATTGCGCCAGGCGCCACACATCGGCCCGTACAATAACGAAGATGTAACGAAGCTCGAATCCAAGCCCGGCAGCCCGTACGTTTTCTATCTCAATACCGCAGCCGTGATGAGTGGCAATACCCCCATCAATGGCGTCACCAAAGAGCAGATGTATCGTGCATGGCAAGCCACTGCCGACCAGTACTCCATGCTCAATCTGAACGTCACCACCAATAAGGCGGTGTACGACGCAGCCAAAGCAGCCAATGTCACCCGCACGGGTGTCATCAACTTTGTGAATCAGGATGGCCGATCAAATGCCCCTTTGCACGCATTTGGGACGACATCGGCGGGCACACTGTACCGCAATCCGGCCACCGGGTTTGATTATGGCTACGGCATCGGCATGACCTGTGCGCACGAAGTCGGTCACGAAATGGGGATGTCCCACGATGGCGGCGGCACCGGTGGCGAATACTACGAAGGCATTGCCGCCTATCAGTGGGGCCCGATCATGGGCAACTACTGGATGGGCGCATCATGGACCAATCAGCTGTTTACATGGAGCCGCGGCGAATACAGCACCGCATCCAATCAGGAAGATGATCTGCGCATCATGAGCGTAGACGAAGGCGTGCCGTATATGGCCGACGACAATCCCACCGACAAACCGCTGGTAGTCGGCTCGGACGGTTCCATTGATCCGACCCGCAACTTCGGCCAGATCGAGCGCAATACCGATACGGACACCTTCACCTTTACCGTGCAAACCGGTGGCCGCCTCAATCTGCGCGTAGACCCGATCGAATACCTGCGGATGCTGGACGTGGATGCCTCGATTCTGGATGCCAGCGGTGCAGTCGTCGCACGCAGCAATCTGGCGGTGAATCGTTCCGCTGAATTTGTGAATCTGAATCTGGCTGCTGGTAATTACCGTCTGGTGATCAAAGGCGGCGCAGAAGGCACACCACAGAACGGCTTCTCCAACTATTCCTCGCTGGGCTGGTATGCCATGAAGGGTACCTTGGAGGGCGGAATCGTGCCGCCAAGCGATCCAGTCCTGTCCAACAATGTTGCACTAGGCGGACAGACCGCTACAGCAGGTACCTGGAAGTACTACACCATCGATGTGCCTGCTGGCAAAACGTCGCTGACTGTATCGACAGCAGGCTCAACAGGCGATGCCGACCTGTTCGTACAAGTGGGTGCCAAGCCAACCACCAGCAGCTACAAGTGCAAGTCCGATGGACCAACTGCAACCGAATCCTGCTCGATTGCCAACCCGGCTGCAGGCAAATACTACGTTGGCGTATACGCGTATAGCGCATTTAACAACCTGAGTGTGACCGCAAAGTATTGA
- a CDS encoding ATP-binding cassette domain-containing protein: MIILKNVVLRRGSKVLLGDASVTLTPGEKVGLVGRNGAGKSSLFAMLNGTLHEDGGEFSIPSQWRMAQVAQDMPETEETATQFVVAGDTALLEAMREVEAAEASDDGMRMAHAYMALNDVGAHDAPARAQALILGLGFTVAELDQPVNSFSGGWRMRLQLARALMCPSDLLLLDEPTNHLDLDALVWLEAWLKQYAGTMVVISHDREFLDAITNVTLHIDNGRLVRYGGNYSKFEDMRAEQMLLQQAALARQADKIAHLQKFIDRFKAKASKAKQAQSRVKALERMEKIAPVLADAEFQFEFKEPASLPNPMLTLSSAAMGYPPVEDADVASLPTTIIQNVNRSVLAGQRIGILGANGQGKSTLVKTIAGALKSITGEIIQGKGLNIGYFSQQELDVLRPEDNPLEHMIRLVRDTPVAMRPGYNDCREQGLRNFLGTFNFSGDMVKQAVGSMSGGEKARLVLCMIVWQRPNLLLLDEPTNHLDLSTREALSVALNEFEGTVMLVSHDRALLRSVCDEFWMVSRGGVKDFDGDLDDYQVYLLEEAKRRREAAKQS, from the coding sequence ATGATTATTCTGAAAAATGTGGTCTTGCGCCGTGGCAGCAAGGTGTTGCTGGGGGATGCGTCTGTGACTCTGACGCCGGGCGAGAAAGTGGGGCTGGTGGGGCGCAATGGCGCGGGGAAATCGTCGCTGTTTGCCATGCTCAATGGCACCCTGCACGAGGATGGCGGCGAATTCTCGATTCCTTCGCAATGGCGGATGGCGCAAGTCGCGCAGGATATGCCGGAAACCGAGGAAACCGCGACCCAATTCGTGGTCGCCGGGGACACCGCCTTACTGGAAGCCATGCGCGAAGTGGAAGCTGCCGAGGCCAGCGACGACGGCATGCGGATGGCGCACGCCTATATGGCGCTGAACGATGTTGGCGCACATGATGCGCCGGCTCGTGCGCAGGCGCTGATTTTGGGTCTAGGATTTACCGTGGCCGAGCTGGATCAGCCGGTCAATAGTTTCTCCGGTGGCTGGCGCATGCGTCTGCAACTGGCGCGCGCGCTGATGTGTCCGTCAGATTTACTGCTGCTCGATGAGCCAACCAATCACCTGGATCTGGACGCACTGGTGTGGCTGGAAGCCTGGCTCAAGCAATATGCAGGCACGATGGTGGTCATCAGCCATGACCGCGAGTTTCTCGATGCCATCACCAATGTGACGCTGCACATCGACAATGGCCGACTGGTGCGTTACGGCGGCAATTACAGTAAGTTCGAAGACATGCGTGCCGAACAGATGCTGCTGCAACAGGCCGCGCTGGCACGTCAGGCGGACAAGATCGCACATCTGCAAAAGTTTATTGATCGCTTCAAGGCCAAAGCCAGCAAGGCCAAACAGGCACAGAGCCGCGTCAAGGCGCTGGAGCGCATGGAAAAGATCGCGCCAGTGCTGGCCGATGCCGAATTCCAGTTCGAATTCAAGGAACCAGCCAGTCTGCCCAATCCCATGCTCACCCTGTCTTCAGCCGCGATGGGTTATCCGCCAGTTGAAGATGCGGATGTGGCTTCCCTGCCGACCACCATCATCCAGAATGTGAACCGTTCGGTGCTGGCGGGTCAGCGCATCGGTATTCTGGGTGCCAATGGTCAGGGTAAATCGACGCTGGTTAAAACCATCGCAGGTGCACTGAAGTCGATCACAGGTGAAATCATTCAGGGCAAGGGTCTGAACATCGGCTACTTCTCTCAGCAGGAACTCGATGTGCTGCGCCCCGAAGATAATCCACTGGAACACATGATCCGTCTGGTACGCGATACACCTGTGGCCATGCGTCCGGGCTATAACGATTGCCGCGAGCAGGGTCTGCGCAATTTCCTCGGCACCTTCAATTTCAGCGGGGACATGGTGAAGCAGGCAGTGGGCAGCATGAGCGGCGGCGAGAAAGCGCGGCTGGTGCTGTGCATGATCGTGTGGCAGCGCCCTAACCTGCTGCTACTGGATGAGCCGACCAATCACCTGGATCTCTCCACCCGTGAAGCGCTCAGCGTCGCCTTGAATGAATTTGAAGGCACCGTGATGCTAGTCAGTCATGACCGTGCATTATTGCGCTCGGTGTGTGATGAGTTCTGGATGGTATCGCGTGGCGGCGTAAAGGATTTCGACGGCGATCTGGACGATTATCAGGTCTATTTGCTGGAAGAAGCGAAGCGTCGCCGCGAGGCTGCCAAGCAAAGTTGA